A window from Candidatus Nitrospira neomarina encodes these proteins:
- a CDS encoding sigma-54-dependent transcriptional regulator — MRATIYVTDDDQNVCSALSRRLVKKGHLVRSFHSGPALIEALEHELPDLLFLDLKMPEMDGLETLRQIRQKIPKTLIVMLTAYGSVEDAVEAMRVGAYDFLIKSIDFSTVEPALHRAITFLELRRRIEFSASEKQRQYSWEHVIARSPAMTTVIEQLKFFDAQDVPFVFLQGEVGTGKEFLARILHYNSHKQLGPFVTVSCNEQRGSLLEPQIFGYERGAFSGASQSMPGAFEHSDGGTLFVDEIEHLPIPIQGALAEAIRTRAFCRMGGFDRLPINNRLVVTSSIPLDQTGHQEIFHPELRSLLEKQQLFIPPLRERKEDIIPLVIKTIHAYGEEIGRPKLDIDSSVPPLLDTYQFPGNIRELEAMIRRAVLCSQGPVLTSLDFYSQHPGSGEGLPPNTGRVLFEIGQHSLQDIQVMVIDEVLRFTKQDKEQAAGYLHISTRTLDEHIQLRKNFSHETERS; from the coding sequence ATGCGTGCAACAATTTATGTGACCGACGATGATCAAAACGTGTGTTCTGCGTTAAGTCGCCGGTTGGTGAAAAAAGGGCATCTCGTAAGAAGTTTCCATTCAGGACCCGCACTCATTGAGGCTTTGGAACATGAACTCCCGGATTTGCTGTTCCTGGATCTTAAAATGCCGGAGATGGATGGACTCGAAACTTTACGCCAAATTCGACAAAAGATCCCGAAAACCCTGATTGTCATGTTGACTGCTTATGGAAGCGTGGAAGATGCGGTGGAGGCGATGCGGGTCGGAGCTTATGATTTTTTGATAAAATCCATTGATTTCTCAACGGTTGAACCAGCCTTACATCGAGCCATCACCTTCCTGGAGCTAAGGCGTCGAATTGAGTTCTCTGCTTCTGAGAAACAACGGCAATATTCCTGGGAACATGTGATCGCCAGGAGTCCAGCCATGACCACGGTCATTGAACAACTCAAATTTTTCGACGCCCAGGACGTCCCCTTCGTGTTTCTTCAAGGGGAGGTTGGGACGGGGAAAGAATTCTTGGCACGCATTCTTCATTATAATAGTCACAAACAGCTCGGCCCGTTTGTCACCGTCAGTTGCAACGAACAGAGGGGATCACTCCTTGAACCTCAAATATTTGGATATGAACGTGGGGCATTTAGTGGTGCCAGCCAAAGCATGCCGGGAGCCTTTGAACATTCCGATGGGGGAACCCTATTTGTTGATGAGATTGAACATCTACCAATTCCTATTCAGGGAGCATTGGCCGAGGCCATTCGCACACGTGCATTTTGTCGCATGGGAGGATTTGACCGACTCCCCATCAACAACCGACTTGTGGTGACCAGTTCGATTCCACTGGATCAAACGGGCCACCAGGAAATATTTCATCCAGAGTTACGTTCGCTACTCGAAAAACAGCAACTCTTCATTCCTCCCCTCCGGGAACGGAAAGAAGATATCATCCCTTTGGTGATCAAAACCATTCACGCCTATGGTGAAGAGATCGGCCGTCCAAAACTCGACATTGATTCTTCGGTACCTCCGCTATTGGACACGTACCAATTCCCGGGAAATATTCGAGAATTAGAGGCTATGATTCGCAGGGCGGTGTTGTGCTCGCAAGGACCTGTTTTGACTTCTCTAGACTTTTATTCTCAACATCCTGGCAGCGGAGAAGGTCTCCCTCCAAATACTGGACGGGTGCTCTTTGAAATCGGCCAACACAGTCTACAGGATATCCAGGTCATGGTGATTGATGAAGTCTTGAGATTCACCAAGCAGGACAAAGAACAGGCGGCTGGCTATCTTCACATTTCTACACGGACACTGGATGAACATATTCAATTACGGAAAAACTTCTCACACGAGACAGAGAGATCGTGA
- a CDS encoding alginate export family protein: MGFRVFSKPAKEQFDYEIESMYQVGEVDQTNHFAHRHHGEVGYSFATQWPLRFVYLFDYSSGDRIPKKNFDFLFAKRRAEYGPTGILGIIFPSNIFSPLGFRSTLQPISTVRLMVSYRTFWLADGRGPFVGSDLQDPTGRAGTFLGNMLDNSITWAPQAGYFRHTTFEVGYTRFFKGSYFDRVPQSPGTADVNYVYTMATLTF, translated from the coding sequence ATGGGATTTCGAGTCTTTTCCAAGCCTGCAAAAGAACAATTCGATTACGAAATAGAATCGATGTACCAGGTTGGAGAGGTCGATCAAACGAATCACTTTGCACATCGACATCACGGTGAGGTGGGCTATAGTTTTGCGACTCAATGGCCCTTACGATTTGTCTATCTGTTCGACTACTCCTCCGGAGACAGGATTCCGAAAAAGAATTTTGATTTCTTGTTCGCCAAACGCCGAGCAGAATATGGACCAACCGGAATTTTGGGAATCATCTTTCCATCCAATATTTTTTCACCTCTTGGGTTTCGCTCGACTCTCCAACCGATCTCCACGGTCAGGTTGATGGTATCTTATCGTACCTTCTGGCTGGCAGATGGTCGCGGCCCTTTTGTGGGTAGCGATCTGCAGGACCCGACCGGTCGAGCGGGCACTTTCCTTGGCAATATGTTGGATAACTCCATAACGTGGGCCCCTCAGGCCGGTTATTTCCGACATACAACGTTCGAGGTGGGATATACGCGTTTTTTCAAAGGCTCCTATTTCGATCGAGTGCCACAAAGTCCTGGCACCGCCGATGTCAATTATGTCTATACCATGGCGACATTGACTTTCTGA